The Etheostoma cragini isolate CJK2018 chromosome 15, CSU_Ecrag_1.0, whole genome shotgun sequence genome window below encodes:
- the hoxb4a gene encoding homeobox protein Hox-B4a gives MAMSSYLINSNYVDPKFPPCEEYSQSDYLPSHSPDYYSSQRQEPAAFQPDSLYHHHQHHPQHQSHHQQRGEPPYTPCQRPGQPASVVMSPRGHVLPPTGLQTSPVPELSHRCDSLTPSPPPPASCGQTPHSQSTSSPTSTRKDPVVYPWMKKVHVNIVSSNYTGGEPKRSRTAYTRQQVLELEKEFHYNRYLTRRRRVEIAHTLCLSERQIKIWFQNRRMKWKKDHKLPNTKVRSGTNNNTNSQSLTGPL, from the exons ATGGCCATGAGCTCCTATTTGATCAACTCCAACTATGTGGACCCGAAGTTCCCACCGTGCGAGGAATACTCACAGAGCGACTATCTGCCCAGCCACTCTCCGGACTATTACAGCTCCCAGAGGCAGGAGCCTGCTGCCTTTCAGCCGGACTCTCTCTACCACCACCATCAACACCACCCACAACACCAGAGCCACCACCAGCAGCGAGGCGAGCCGCCGTACACCCCGTGCCAGCGTCCGGGGCAGCCTGCCTCGGTGGTGATGTCTCCTCGGGGTCACGTCCTCCCCCCAACCGGGCTGCAGACTTCCCCCGTCCCGGAGCTGAGCCACCGCTGCGACTCGTTGACACCCAGCCCGCCTCCGCCTGCGTCTTGCGGCCAAACGCCCCACAGCCAAAGCACGTCATCCCCCACGAGCACTCGTAAAGACCCCGTAGTCTACCCGTGGATGAAGAAAGTCCATGTAAACATCG TGAGTTCAAACTACACAGGTGGTGAGCCGAAGCGCTCGCGGACGGCCTACACGCGCCAGCAGGTCCTGGAGCTCGAGAAGGAGTTCCACTACAACCGGTACCTGACGCGCAGGCGCAGGGTGGAGATTGCGCACACGCTGTGCCTGTCAGAGCGGCAGATCAAGATCTGGTTCCAGAACCGGAGGATGAAGTGGAAGAAGGACCACAAGCTGCCCAACACTAAGGTCCGCTCCgggacaaacaacaacacaaactccCAGTCTCTAACCGGGCCCCTATAG